Proteins encoded by one window of Listeria cossartiae subsp. cossartiae:
- the ispE gene encoding 4-(cytidine 5'-diphospho)-2-C-methyl-D-erythritol kinase encodes MKISITAPAKINLSLDALYKREDGYHEVEMVMTTIDLADRLYLERLDEDKIVLDVKAHFIPEDRRNLIYQAALLLKKRFDVKMGVRITIDKHIPVSAGLAGGSSDAAAALKGLNIIWELGLSIEEIAEISSEIGSDIAFCVYGGTALATGRGEKISALPNIPGCWIVLAKPSISVSTPTIYKELQVDNVEHPDTEKMIESIKKGDLDGIFAATGNVLESVTLEKNPQVKRIKDRMLAFGAEAALMSGSGPTVFALIKQYSRAKRVYNGLRGFCEEVYMVRPWSEGENDTNN; translated from the coding sequence ATGAAAATAAGCATAACAGCACCAGCTAAAATTAATCTTTCACTTGATGCGCTGTACAAACGTGAAGACGGCTATCATGAAGTGGAAATGGTGATGACAACAATAGACCTTGCTGACAGATTATACTTAGAACGCTTAGACGAGGACAAAATTGTGCTGGACGTAAAAGCGCATTTTATTCCAGAAGATCGTCGTAACTTAATTTATCAAGCGGCCCTCCTTTTGAAAAAGCGCTTTGACGTGAAAATGGGTGTGCGCATCACGATTGATAAGCATATCCCAGTTTCTGCTGGACTTGCTGGTGGTAGCTCGGATGCAGCTGCAGCGCTCAAAGGTTTAAATATTATTTGGGAACTCGGCCTTTCGATAGAAGAAATTGCCGAAATAAGTTCGGAAATTGGCTCAGACATCGCATTTTGCGTTTACGGCGGAACAGCCCTTGCGACAGGTCGTGGCGAGAAGATTTCCGCATTACCTAATATTCCAGGTTGCTGGATTGTGCTTGCAAAACCGAGCATCAGCGTATCAACCCCAACCATTTATAAAGAATTACAAGTAGACAACGTAGAGCACCCTGACACAGAAAAAATGATAGAATCCATTAAAAAAGGCGATTTAGATGGGATTTTTGCAGCAACAGGAAATGTTTTAGAATCTGTGACGCTAGAAAAAAATCCACAAGTGAAACGCATAAAAGATCGGATGTTAGCGTTTGGTGCTGAGGCGGCTTTAATGAGTGGTAGCGGCCCGACAGTATTTGCGCTTATCAAACAGTACTCCAGAGCAAAACGTGTCTATAACGGCTTACGTGGCTTTTGTGAGGAAGTTTATATGGTAAGGCCTTGGAGTGAAGGCGAGAACGATACAAATAATTAA
- the veg gene encoding biofilm formation stimulator Veg: MPKTIASIKMNLDSRLGKALTLKANGGRKKTIERCGILAETYPSVFIVELDQDENNFERVSYSYTDILTDAVELVFTDDNKELAL, translated from the coding sequence ATGCCAAAAACCATTGCAAGCATTAAGATGAATTTAGATTCTAGATTAGGTAAAGCATTGACATTGAAAGCAAACGGTGGTCGTAAGAAAACGATTGAACGTTGCGGTATCCTAGCTGAAACATATCCATCCGTTTTCATTGTGGAACTTGATCAAGATGAAAACAACTTCGAAAGAGTATCCTACAGTTACACGGATATCCTAACAGACGCAGTAGAACTTGTATTTACAGATGATAATAAAGAATTAGCTTTGTAA